In Treponema sp. OMZ 798, the following proteins share a genomic window:
- a CDS encoding type II toxin-antitoxin system HicB family antitoxin, which produces MQIKDYLNLPYSIIIKKIHDESGLYYYAQVKELDGCQSSGETLEEVYENIYEAMEGWIESKLENGFAIPMPQDENNYSGKFLLRIPKSLHKELALNAEHEGVSLNQYVLYKLS; this is translated from the coding sequence ATGCAAATAAAAGATTATTTAAATTTACCGTATTCAATTATCATAAAAAAAATACATGATGAGAGCGGTTTATATTATTATGCACAAGTCAAAGAATTGGATGGTTGTCAAAGCTCAGGAGAAACATTAGAAGAAGTGTATGAAAATATATATGAAGCAATGGAGGGGTGGATTGAATCAAAACTCGAAAACGGTTTTGCGATACCCATGCCTCAAGACGAAAATAATTATAGCGGCAAATTCCTTTTAAGAATTCCTAAATCTTTACACAAAGAACTAGCTTTAAATGCAGAACATGAAGGTGTTTCCCTAAACCAATACGTCCTCTATAAACTATCTTAA
- a CDS encoding DMP19 family protein, producing the protein MKIINENLTIEVIKEMGEEIDLYRLIDPMWYTVNIYGTHEEYLKSAKDFTLEQRYLLALQWYTVETDNGGHHQFFFNSTGIVWQDALEGLKLFGIDDLYKNFLEVIEFFGGSISFDRKQRWDMLSEAEEKDEEALNDFLDKHDRFYYNHDEFDDKLITYIKNNPEKFVFVGSYETDED; encoded by the coding sequence ATGAAAATAATTAATGAAAATCTAACGATAGAAGTTATTAAAGAAATGGGAGAAGAAATTGACCTTTATCGGCTCATTGACCCTATGTGGTACACCGTAAATATTTACGGAACGCATGAAGAATATCTAAAATCGGCTAAAGATTTTACTTTGGAGCAGCGTTACTTATTAGCCTTGCAGTGGTATACGGTGGAAACCGATAACGGCGGTCATCATCAGTTTTTTTTCAACTCCACAGGTATTGTGTGGCAAGACGCCTTGGAAGGTCTTAAGCTTTTTGGCATTGATGATTTATATAAGAACTTCTTGGAAGTGATAGAATTTTTCGGCGGCTCAATTTCTTTTGATAGGAAGCAGCGCTGGGATATGCTTTCAGAAGCGGAAGAAAAAGATGAAGAAGCTCTTAATGATTTTTTGGATAAGCATGATAGGTTCTATTATAATCACGATGAATTTGACGATAAACTGATAACCTACATTAAAAACAACCCCGAAAAATTTGTCTTCGTCGGCAGTTACGAAACAGATGAGGATTAG
- a CDS encoding putative ABC transporter permease, whose translation MSLDYLILYFGIYSFIGWLCEVAYCSLLQKKLVLNRGMLYGPVCPIYGFGALISIFSLKNLIPYPIALFFAAVILTSSLEYAASFILEYLFDTLWWDYSKYKLNINGRVCALNSTLFGILGLALMYIINPFISKYVNQIPDLFILIISKVLLFIFIADFIFTLKALIGLHDALLHIKSLTENFYAHLETLDIHERISESNIAESFNLLREKLKQDRYSAYEKIQEQFKLIAEKNKGRILSAFPNMRQRRNNLHLKLLKYFKEKR comes from the coding sequence ATGTCATTGGATTATTTGATTTTATATTTTGGTATTTACAGTTTTATCGGGTGGCTTTGCGAAGTAGCCTATTGCTCTCTTTTACAAAAGAAACTTGTGTTAAACCGCGGAATGCTTTACGGACCTGTATGCCCAATATACGGGTTTGGAGCGTTGATTTCAATTTTTTCGTTGAAAAATTTAATCCCGTATCCTATAGCTTTGTTTTTTGCTGCCGTTATTTTAACAAGCTCTCTTGAATATGCTGCAAGTTTTATTTTAGAATATTTATTTGATACACTTTGGTGGGATTATTCAAAGTATAAACTTAATATTAACGGACGAGTTTGTGCTCTTAATTCGACTCTCTTTGGAATATTGGGGCTTGCTTTAATGTATATTATAAATCCTTTTATTTCAAAGTATGTAAATCAAATACCCGATTTGTTTATTCTGATTATTTCAAAAGTTTTGCTTTTTATTTTTATTGCCGATTTTATTTTTACGCTTAAAGCTCTAATCGGACTTCATGATGCTCTCTTACATATTAAGAGTCTGACGGAGAATTTTTATGCACATCTTGAAACTCTTGATATACATGAAAGGATAAGCGAAAGCAATATTGCAGAAAGTTTTAATCTGCTCCGCGAAAAATTAAAACAGGATCGATATTCCGCTTATGAAAAAATACAGGAACAGTTTAAACTTATTGCCGAAAAAAACAAGGGCCGTATTTTATCGGCCTTCCCGAATATGAGGCAAAGAAGAAATAATTTACATCTAAAACTTTTAAAATATTTTAAGGAAAAGAGGTAA
- a CDS encoding Crp/Fnr family transcriptional regulator has product MNPIFKNIPGQEAERYLKSINAKTRSFKKDSFIFFEGDTPAFIFVLKSGSVQIEKSTADGKRLIMNRFEKPGTVFAEVYALLDSAVYDYSCRVISDAEILCLPIEGVFGAGAYSETHFKVLKNLLNILAHKAYFLNQKLLIFSSFSLRQKIALYLLQQAEGSSKVELNLNREAMAEYLAVPRPSLSRELMSMQKDGLLKIEKDTIIVNLDKLEDFS; this is encoded by the coding sequence ATGAATCCTATTTTTAAAAATATTCCCGGCCAAGAGGCGGAAAGATATTTAAAAAGCATCAATGCCAAAACCCGCAGCTTCAAAAAAGATTCTTTTATCTTTTTTGAAGGCGATACTCCCGCTTTTATCTTTGTTTTAAAATCGGGATCCGTTCAAATCGAAAAAAGCACTGCCGACGGAAAAAGACTCATCATGAACCGCTTTGAAAAACCCGGTACGGTTTTTGCCGAAGTCTATGCTCTTTTAGACTCGGCTGTTTACGATTACTCATGCCGAGTTATAAGCGATGCCGAAATTCTTTGTCTCCCCATAGAAGGGGTCTTTGGTGCCGGAGCGTACTCCGAAACTCATTTTAAGGTTCTAAAGAACCTATTAAATATTTTAGCTCATAAGGCTTATTTTTTAAACCAAAAGCTTCTTATCTTTTCTTCATTCAGTCTTCGTCAAAAGATAGCCCTCTATTTATTGCAGCAGGCTGAAGGAAGTTCAAAGGTTGAGCTAAACCTAAACAGGGAGGCTATGGCCGAATACTTAGCAGTTCCTCGGCCATCTTTATCCCGCGAGCTTATGAGCATGCAAAAAGATGGGCTTTTAAAAATCGAAAAAGATACCATCATTGTCAACCTTGATAAACTCGAAGACTTTAGCTAA
- a CDS encoding ABC transporter permease, with protein MKKYLSFFKIRFIANLQYRAAALAGISTQFAWGCLTIILFKAFYETSPQNFPMGFSAFVSYIWMQQAFLAFFAMWTFEGDITDSIVSGSIVYQMSKPIEIYTLWFTRSVALRLARGLLRCFPVLIIAAILPMPYRLVMPDLITFLIFIASMILGLCTAAAFTCLIYVLCFFTVSPRGLQIVFLSASEMLMGQVIPIPFFPETIKKILELSPFTGIQNIPLRIFSYDISSKDAGKKIILQVFWLIVLFISGKLIAKAAEKKLVVQGG; from the coding sequence ATGAAAAAATATCTTTCTTTTTTTAAAATAAGATTTATAGCAAACTTACAGTACAGGGCTGCCGCCCTTGCAGGCATTTCGACTCAATTTGCATGGGGCTGCTTAACTATTATTTTATTCAAAGCCTTTTATGAAACCTCACCTCAAAATTTTCCTATGGGCTTTTCAGCCTTTGTTTCCTATATCTGGATGCAGCAAGCCTTCTTAGCATTTTTTGCAATGTGGACCTTCGAGGGCGACATAACGGACTCTATTGTTTCAGGCTCCATTGTTTACCAAATGTCCAAACCCATCGAAATATACACTCTCTGGTTTACCCGCTCGGTTGCATTAAGACTTGCAAGAGGACTTTTAAGATGCTTCCCCGTTTTAATAATTGCCGCAATTTTACCCATGCCCTACCGACTCGTAATGCCTGACCTTATTACGTTTTTAATATTTATAGCCTCCATGATTTTAGGCCTTTGTACGGCAGCAGCCTTTACCTGCCTCATATACGTGCTTTGTTTTTTTACGGTTTCTCCAAGAGGGCTTCAAATAGTATTTTTATCGGCTTCCGAAATGTTAATGGGGCAGGTAATTCCCATTCCTTTTTTCCCCGAAACAATAAAAAAGATTTTAGAATTGTCTCCCTTCACAGGAATTCAAAATATTCCTTTAAGAATTTTTTCTTACGATATTTCATCTAAAGATGCAGGTAAAAAAATAATCCTGCAAGTATTCTGGCTCATCGTTTTATTTATATCGGGGAAACTTATTGCAAAGGCGGCAGAAAAAAAACTGGTGGTGCAAGGAGGTTAA
- the hcp gene encoding hydroxylamine reductase encodes MNAMFCFQCQETFKNSGCIRVGVCGKNPLVAGLQDFLIWVTKKLSKITSYMRENGIKVEKEINHIVSTNLFVTITNANFDEKAINNRINITLKAIHDLHSSLNRPFDPEIEVYIDSDIPKRLGKAITIGVLQTKDPDKRSLKELIIYGLKGLCAYVKHANALGYEDEEVDAFIQKTLSMLIDENLSVDELISLTLKTGEAGVKGMALLDSANTGSYGNPEITEVSIGVRNNPGILVSGHDLKDIEMLLEQTEGTGIDVYTHSEMLPANYYPKLKKYTHLAGNYGNSWAKQVSEFESFNGPILMTTNCIIPTKASYLSRMYTTNAAGHPGCVHIEADENGYKDFSEIIKKAKSCQPPKEIETGKIVGGFAHAQVFALADKIVEAVKNGDIRKFIVMGGCDGRHTTRSYYTDFAEALPKNTVILTAGCAKYRYNKLNLGDINGIPRVLDAGQCNDSYSLALIALKLKEIFNLSDINDLPIIFNIAWYEQKAVIVLLALLFLGVKNIHLGPTIPGFLSPNVKDVLISKFGLSGISSIEDDIKHFFG; translated from the coding sequence ATGAACGCTATGTTTTGTTTTCAATGTCAAGAGACATTTAAAAATTCAGGCTGCATAAGGGTCGGCGTATGCGGAAAAAATCCCTTAGTTGCAGGATTACAGGATTTTCTCATCTGGGTAACAAAAAAACTTTCCAAGATAACGTCGTATATGAGAGAAAACGGGATTAAGGTTGAAAAAGAAATTAACCACATCGTAAGCACAAACCTTTTTGTTACAATAACCAATGCAAATTTTGATGAAAAAGCAATTAACAACAGAATAAATATTACTCTTAAAGCAATCCATGATTTGCATAGTTCTTTAAACCGCCCCTTTGATCCGGAGATTGAAGTGTATATTGACTCGGATATACCGAAAAGACTGGGCAAGGCCATTACAATAGGCGTTTTGCAGACAAAAGATCCCGATAAGCGTTCCTTAAAAGAACTTATTATCTATGGTCTAAAGGGGCTATGTGCCTATGTAAAACATGCTAACGCCTTAGGCTATGAAGATGAAGAAGTTGATGCCTTTATTCAAAAAACGCTTTCAATGCTCATAGATGAAAATTTGAGTGTTGATGAACTTATTTCTCTTACCTTAAAGACAGGAGAAGCCGGAGTTAAGGGAATGGCTCTGTTGGATAGCGCCAACACAGGCAGCTACGGCAATCCCGAAATAACCGAAGTTTCAATCGGGGTAAGAAATAATCCGGGGATACTTGTATCGGGACATGATCTAAAAGATATCGAAATGCTTCTTGAGCAAACCGAGGGTACAGGTATTGATGTTTATACTCATTCCGAAATGCTTCCCGCAAATTATTATCCAAAATTAAAAAAATACACGCATCTTGCAGGTAATTACGGCAACTCTTGGGCAAAGCAGGTTTCGGAATTTGAAAGTTTTAACGGCCCCATTCTGATGACAACCAACTGTATAATTCCTACAAAGGCTTCATACTTATCAAGAATGTATACGACAAATGCAGCAGGTCATCCAGGCTGTGTTCATATTGAAGCCGATGAAAACGGGTATAAGGATTTTTCCGAAATTATAAAAAAGGCAAAATCCTGCCAACCTCCAAAAGAAATTGAAACCGGAAAAATTGTCGGAGGTTTTGCTCACGCCCAAGTTTTTGCCCTTGCCGATAAAATTGTCGAGGCAGTAAAAAACGGAGATATTAGGAAGTTTATAGTTATGGGAGGCTGCGACGGCAGACACACAACGCGATCTTATTATACGGACTTTGCAGAAGCTCTTCCGAAAAATACCGTCATCCTGACGGCAGGCTGTGCAAAATACAGGTATAATAAACTAAATCTTGGAGATATAAACGGAATTCCAAGGGTATTGGATGCAGGACAATGCAATGATTCTTATTCCCTTGCCCTTATAGCTCTTAAGTTGAAGGAAATATTTAACCTAAGCGATATTAATGATTTACCGATAATTTTTAATATAGCATGGTATGAACAAAAAGCCGTTATAGTACTCTTGGCCCTATTGTTCTTAGGCGTAAAAAACATACACCTTGGGCCTACTATTCCCGGCTTCCTTTCACCCAACGTAAAGGATGTTTTAATAAGCAAATTCGGATTATCGGGAATCTCTTCAATAGAAGATGATATAAAACATTTTTTCGGTTAG
- a CDS encoding glucosaminidase domain-containing protein codes for MKKRIFYILIFGLSFLFFSCLSLFISPPHLIESRGRCSAEDLTAFFMSQNPKADKAKVRRLAQFYIEESEAEGINSDIAFSQMCLETGFLRFGGLVSEEMNNFCGLGSIGEGKKGESFPTEKTGVLAHVQHLKAYAASKPLVRTLADPRYKYVNPKGKAPTIYGLAGTWAADPNYGKKLENILKRLYKSVY; via the coding sequence ATGAAAAAGCGGATTTTTTATATTTTAATTTTTGGTTTATCTTTTTTGTTTTTTTCATGTTTGAGTTTGTTTATAAGTCCTCCTCATCTAATCGAAAGCCGGGGCAGATGTTCGGCTGAGGATTTAACCGCCTTTTTTATGAGCCAAAATCCCAAGGCCGATAAGGCGAAGGTAAGGCGCCTTGCTCAATTTTATATAGAAGAGTCTGAGGCTGAAGGAATAAATTCGGATATTGCTTTTTCGCAAATGTGCTTGGAAACAGGTTTTTTACGCTTCGGAGGTTTGGTAAGCGAGGAGATGAATAATTTTTGCGGCCTTGGTTCAATCGGAGAAGGGAAAAAAGGAGAAAGTTTTCCAACCGAGAAGACGGGAGTTTTAGCCCATGTTCAGCACCTAAAGGCATATGCTGCATCCAAGCCTCTTGTCCGCACTCTAGCCGATCCGCGGTATAAATATGTTAATCCTAAGGGAAAGGCTCCTACAATTTACGGGCTTGCCGGAACTTGGGCGGCAGACCCAAACTACGGCAAAAAACTTGAAAACATATTGAAAAGATTGTACAAATCGGTTTATTAA
- a CDS encoding ABC transporter permease — MNGLKLYFRYIGILLKSTMQYKLSFFLSCLGQFLLTCNSVFALYFLFARFQSIKGFSFAEVIFCYSIMQLSFAITESYARGFDSFSTLIINGDFDRLLLRPRNLPLQVLGSKFEFSRIGRLIITVVLFFYGIRFGNIDWSFLKVFTIISMLLGGIAVFSGLFLIYAAISFFTIQSLEFMNIFTDGARTFASYPVSIYGNKILRFCTFIIPYALFQYYPLLFLFDKYENPALAFLPLLSFLFLIPAYLFWRFGVSKYKSTGS, encoded by the coding sequence ATGAACGGTTTAAAACTTTATTTTAGATATATAGGTATTCTTTTAAAAAGCACAATGCAATATAAGCTTTCGTTTTTTTTATCGTGTTTGGGGCAGTTTCTTTTAACCTGCAACAGCGTCTTTGCTCTTTATTTTTTATTTGCGCGCTTTCAGTCGATAAAAGGATTTTCCTTTGCCGAAGTTATTTTTTGTTATTCAATAATGCAGTTGAGCTTTGCCATTACCGAAAGCTATGCACGAGGCTTTGATTCATTTTCTACACTGATTATAAACGGAGACTTTGACAGACTTCTTTTGCGTCCCCGAAATTTACCCCTTCAAGTACTGGGAAGTAAATTCGAATTTTCAAGAATAGGAAGACTTATCATAACCGTTGTTTTATTTTTTTACGGCATAAGATTCGGAAATATAGATTGGTCTTTTTTAAAGGTGTTTACAATTATATCAATGCTCTTAGGAGGCATAGCTGTATTTTCAGGTCTTTTTTTAATCTATGCAGCTATTTCTTTTTTTACCATACAAAGTCTTGAGTTTATGAATATCTTTACCGATGGAGCCAGAACATTTGCCTCATATCCCGTTTCAATATACGGAAACAAAATTTTACGCTTTTGCACATTTATAATTCCTTATGCTCTTTTTCAATACTATCCTCTTTTGTTTTTATTCGATAAATATGAAAACCCTGCCCTCGCCTTTTTACCTCTTCTTTCATTTTTATTTTTAATTCCTGCCTATCTTTTTTGGCGGTTCGGCGTATCAAAATATAAGTCTACCGGCTCGTAA
- a CDS encoding ATP-binding cassette domain-containing protein → MIKVQNICKTYKVAKRNKGLKEAAKALFKRDYEYIKALNDISFTINEGETVGYIGPNGAGKSSTIKVLCGILTPDSGTCEIAGLVPWKKRVEYVKNIGVVFGQRTQLWWDIPVIDSFELLKDIYSVPQNLFQNNLEELISLLDLKEIIKTPARQLSLGQRMKCEIAASLLHSPKILFLDEPTIGLDALSKLTVRKFISELNKKNKTTIILTTHDMQDIEAITERIILIDKGKILLDGTLKDIKKENLSLDESLAEFYKENC, encoded by the coding sequence ATGATTAAGGTTCAAAATATTTGCAAAACATACAAGGTCGCAAAAAGAAATAAGGGCTTAAAGGAAGCAGCAAAGGCTCTTTTTAAGAGGGACTATGAATATATAAAAGCCTTAAACGATATTTCTTTTACGATTAATGAAGGAGAAACCGTAGGTTACATAGGCCCCAATGGTGCAGGAAAGAGCTCTACTATAAAAGTTCTTTGCGGTATTCTTACACCGGACTCCGGCACTTGCGAAATTGCAGGCCTTGTTCCATGGAAAAAACGAGTTGAATATGTAAAAAACATCGGCGTAGTTTTCGGACAGAGAACTCAGCTGTGGTGGGACATTCCCGTTATAGATTCCTTTGAGCTTTTAAAGGATATTTATTCCGTGCCTCAAAATCTTTTTCAAAATAATTTGGAAGAATTGATAAGTCTTTTAGATTTAAAAGAAATTATAAAAACTCCTGCCCGCCAACTTTCCCTAGGCCAAAGGATGAAGTGTGAAATTGCGGCCTCTCTTTTGCACAGCCCAAAAATTCTTTTTTTGGATGAGCCGACAATAGGGCTTGACGCTCTTTCAAAATTGACGGTAAGAAAATTTATTTCGGAACTGAATAAAAAAAATAAAACAACAATTATTTTAACCACCCACGATATGCAGGATATTGAAGCAATTACCGAGCGTATAATCTTAATAGACAAGGGAAAAATTCTTTTGGACGGAACCTTAAAAGACATCAAAAAAGAAAACCTCTCTTTGGATGAAAGCCTCGCCGAGTTTTATAAAGAAAATTGCTAA
- a CDS encoding alpha-L-fucosidase — protein MLNFCCFKSIFAHLKSLILSYILNIMKPDKITQWQKLGFGMFIHYGLYSLCGGVWKGEPVKRGYSEQILSHGKIPKEEYKSLQNKFTCKNFDAEKICILAKTAGMKYIIITAKHHDGFCLFNTKTTNYNSVKTPAKRDLILELSQACKKNGLKFGLYFSWIDWDCEFALPISDHNSDKIPPKHQRFNLEQLTELFTNYGPLCELWMDMGFPTKKQSEEVRALAQKLQPDMMINGRIWNDCGDFCTMGDNRLPDKSLNVPWQTPASIYHETWGYRSWQRRGDKNKKAQELIESLIKVRAMGGNYLLNIGPKGDGSVVAFEAEVLKKIGSFFKSKAPSQKGAQKLCKELNLDIPQDSITELKDKINEIPFTKKLYRFTGKDYYSSHFICTELELSLKMSKDLSKTNLWTISLVRKKPLSQDEFLEINGKEFCFPANKKELEILKNIKIESLLKISVSTIGCAASRKALRQDNLILRVEKK, from the coding sequence ATGTTAAATTTTTGTTGTTTTAAGTCTATTTTTGCTCACTTGAAATCTCTTATTCTATCCTATATACTCAATATTATGAAACCGGATAAAATTACACAATGGCAAAAATTAGGTTTTGGAATGTTTATTCATTATGGACTTTATTCTTTATGCGGAGGCGTTTGGAAGGGGGAGCCGGTAAAGCGCGGTTACAGTGAGCAGATTTTAAGTCACGGTAAAATACCCAAAGAAGAATATAAGTCCTTGCAAAATAAATTTACCTGTAAGAATTTTGATGCGGAAAAAATATGCATTCTCGCAAAGACTGCGGGGATGAAATACATTATTATCACGGCAAAGCACCATGACGGTTTTTGTCTTTTTAACACAAAGACTACAAATTATAATTCGGTAAAGACACCTGCAAAGCGGGATTTGATTTTAGAGCTTTCGCAAGCTTGCAAAAAAAACGGTTTAAAGTTCGGGCTTTATTTTTCTTGGATAGATTGGGATTGTGAATTCGCTCTTCCGATAAGCGATCATAATAGCGATAAAATTCCGCCCAAACATCAAAGATTTAATTTGGAGCAGCTGACTGAGTTGTTTACAAATTACGGCCCGCTTTGTGAGCTTTGGATGGATATGGGTTTCCCGACAAAAAAGCAAAGCGAAGAGGTTAGAGCCCTTGCCCAGAAACTTCAACCCGATATGATGATCAACGGAAGAATATGGAATGACTGCGGAGATTTTTGTACCATGGGGGATAATAGACTTCCCGATAAAAGTTTAAATGTTCCTTGGCAAACTCCGGCTTCAATTTACCATGAGACATGGGGATACCGCTCATGGCAAAGGCGGGGCGATAAAAACAAAAAAGCTCAAGAGCTCATTGAAAGTCTTATAAAAGTAAGAGCTATGGGCGGAAATTATCTTTTAAACATCGGCCCTAAGGGAGACGGTTCGGTAGTTGCTTTTGAAGCTGAGGTCCTAAAAAAAATCGGGAGCTTTTTTAAATCAAAGGCTCCTTCTCAAAAGGGCGCGCAAAAACTTTGTAAAGAATTAAATTTAGATATTCCTCAGGATTCTATTACTGAATTAAAAGATAAAATAAACGAAATTCCATTTACAAAAAAATTATACCGCTTTACGGGAAAGGATTATTATTCTTCTCATTTTATTTGTACGGAGCTTGAACTAAGCTTAAAAATGTCAAAAGACTTAAGCAAAACAAACTTGTGGACAATCAGCCTCGTCAGAAAAAAGCCCTTATCCCAAGATGAGTTTTTGGAAATAAACGGAAAAGAATTTTGCTTCCCCGCAAACAAAAAAGAATTGGAAATTTTAAAAAACATAAAAATAGAAAGCCTTCTTAAAATTTCGGTATCCACAATAGGCTGCGCTGCCTCGCGGAAGGCGCTAAGGCAAGATAACTTAATTTTGAGGGTAGAAAAAAAATGA
- a CDS encoding SMI1/KNR4 family protein, which produces MDFGLIKNSNIITNGDLSVLKSFTFKNGRKFPSSYISFVERYGYGLSSGLFIIYIPMDNYPDSIFLRSKEIISTYQDVLDNEEKLWFDMEPDLKYQDLKNLFPFGMSENGHYLFWDITSNELKDEMNIYITDFRGTGFLKAANDLYDFFEKVVSKNKYKEILPFSENPLPNTFQVLETGRYYE; this is translated from the coding sequence ATGGACTTCGGTTTAATAAAAAATAGCAACATAATTACAAATGGAGATCTATCTGTTCTTAAAAGTTTTACTTTTAAAAATGGAAGGAAATTTCCTTCTTCTTATATTTCTTTTGTTGAAAGATATGGTTATGGATTATCATCCGGGCTTTTTATAATTTATATTCCAATGGATAATTATCCTGATTCAATTTTTTTGAGAAGTAAAGAAATTATTTCGACATATCAAGATGTTTTGGATAATGAAGAAAAATTATGGTTCGATATGGAACCGGATTTAAAATATCAAGATTTAAAGAATCTATTTCCATTTGGAATGAGCGAAAATGGACATTATTTGTTTTGGGATATTACAAGTAACGAGTTAAAAGATGAGATGAACATTTATATCACTGATTTTAGAGGAACCGGCTTTTTGAAAGCGGCGAACGATTTATATGACTTTTTTGAAAAAGTAGTATCCAAAAATAAATATAAAGAGATACTACCTTTTTCTGAAAATCCATTGCCTAATACTTTTCAAGTTCTTGAAACAGGTCGATATTATGAATAG
- a CDS encoding DUF2262 domain-containing protein gives MIENISTKEQFESKFLNEEKEILVLIETKTGGAFKFGDMWAPSNRPLAFIDLADNSLHSESIRLEWLVEDRDWKYYFKPQTAFRVKVRPQKPGSSSRYKHLFMLVEVLEEGVKDKRFDKILKEYNTEVIYEDEDFYFVLNKEYDWFEGAIKYKDEDIDLNVETEDLEELKNILSAYKAATKNFDEWLNRIKKFAAEQLTGLANDWQEKETPEITKKDFFDRVELSSIVLEPKNNFIVYLHDDDMFFGHIICVYGNLDGKLDSANIEG, from the coding sequence ATGATAGAAAACATAAGTACAAAAGAACAGTTTGAATCAAAATTTCTTAATGAAGAAAAAGAGATCTTAGTGCTTATCGAAACTAAAACCGGCGGAGCATTTAAATTTGGCGATATGTGGGCGCCGTCAAATCGTCCTTTAGCATTCATCGATCTTGCGGATAATTCACTTCATTCCGAATCGATACGCTTAGAGTGGCTTGTAGAAGATCGGGATTGGAAATATTATTTTAAACCTCAAACTGCCTTCCGAGTGAAGGTGCGCCCGCAAAAGCCCGGCTCTTCTTCGAGATATAAACATCTTTTTATGCTCGTAGAAGTCTTAGAAGAGGGCGTGAAAGATAAAAGATTTGACAAAATTCTAAAAGAATATAATACCGAAGTTATCTATGAAGATGAGGATTTTTATTTTGTTCTGAATAAAGAATATGACTGGTTCGAAGGTGCAATAAAGTATAAGGATGAAGATATTGACCTGAATGTAGAAACGGAAGATTTGGAAGAATTAAAAAATATTTTGAGTGCTTATAAAGCCGCAACAAAAAATTTCGATGAGTGGCTAAACAGAATAAAAAAATTTGCAGCAGAACAGCTTACCGGCTTGGCAAATGATTGGCAGGAGAAGGAGACTCCCGAAATTACTAAAAAAGACTTCTTCGACCGGGTTGAACTTTCGAGTATTGTTCTCGAGCCAAAAAATAATTTTATTGTTTACCTGCATGATGATGATATGTTTTTCGGGCACATTATCTGTGTGTACGGAAATCTTGACGGAAAACTCGATAGTGCGAATATAGAAGGATAA
- a CDS encoding type II toxin-antitoxin system HicA family toxin: MAGVEKIIEKMRNQPNGIRIQEADRVLEYIGYRFDRQKGSHRQYINAQGDVITVKSENPLKACYVKDILKRI; encoded by the coding sequence ATGGCTGGTGTGGAGAAAATAATTGAAAAAATGCGAAATCAACCTAATGGAATAAGAATTCAAGAGGCCGACAGAGTGCTTGAATATATAGGTTATAGGTTTGATCGCCAAAAAGGTTCGCATAGGCAATATATAAATGCACAAGGGGATGTGATAACTGTAAAATCAGAAAATCCATTAAAAGCATGCTATGTAAAAGATATTTTAAAAAGAATATAG